The Ciona intestinalis unplaced genomic scaffold, KH HT000087.2, whole genome shotgun sequence DNA segment TACCACTAGTTGTCCCTAGAGAGTCCATCCCCGACGAACCACGTCCATTCCACCCGGGATGAGTTGCCACGGGAACCACCCAACCCAACGATAACAGGAACTCCCCAAACGCTGGGTGAAGGGAAATTCCCGGATCGCTGACGTTGCGCAGAATCTAAGGGGAAACCCCAGGTTATAAAGTTGGAGCCCCCCCTACATGATACAAACCTCGTCACGCTTGGTTTGTCCTTGTTTGATGTAAAACGCGAACACGGTGTCATGATGACGTGAGGGGGTGGTGTCCAAACTAACGAGGTCGGCTGCAAAACTTGGTTCGTTGGATGCGAGCATCACAAGCTGTGGGCCGGACGTATAAGGTTAATTCATATCTGCcgatactttttaaaactaccaAAATTTTGCCACATTGTTTTGAGTAACTTTGTTTGGAGTAAATGTACACCTGTTTAACGGGGTATTGGGGTCATGTGGGTTCAGTAGAAGAATTTGGCGACGTTCACAACTACTTCACGTttcattatttagttaaactCTTCCGTCTGTGCATTGAAGTTCAACCATGTTTTGAAGTTTCGTTTGTAActggtttattaaatttaaaccccTGAGGCCATAGTGGGATCATCGCAACTTACATCTGGGCCACGTCGTTCGTCCATGTTCGCTTTCACCGATCCCAGCGTCAGATGGTTCATGTGCGATAACAATAACCGCGCTGATTGGAATTCATTGGTGGGGGGAAGGGGGGTACAACCATGCATGGGTTCATGAGTTGCGTTCACTTGTCTGTGGGAGTGGGGGTTAGTTGGGGTTATAGGGGGTTAGGGGGGTTTACCTAGTTACTTCTTCGTCATATTGGATCTGAGTTTCAATCAATTTGCCGAGTTTCGATATTTCGATCATTTGCTGCAAAGAATACTGGGTGAGATGGGTAACCCCCTGTATTATATGGGACTACAACATGAGGGTTACGTACCTGAGGGTCGGGAACCTCAGACAGCAACGGGATGCTCACGTCTGCGTTGACGAGAGGTATGTTGTCAACCTCCTCAGGGAAAGTACGATAATAGGGTTTGGTGGGGGTTCCCCTGTCTAATTCGGGGCTAGGTCGATCGTGCTGGGTGAGGTAACTGTCGGGGGTCATGTCGTCCTccctggggtaagatgggttggttggggtaagatgggttggATAATGTTTGTCACTCACATCCAAATACAGAAGTAGCAGCCAATTAAGTTGGTACCTTGGTGTTTGTCGTAGTTGACCGGCCCACACTTTACGTCCGCTCACCCCTCGGATTACCATGGTTACTGTCGGGACCGGCTCTGTTAATGGGATCTCCATTTAGATATATTCACAAcgtagaaataatataaaaccttgttCATTTCCAAGGTTATCCTCAAGCAGGCTCAACAGCGCCCCGTTGTGGAGAGAAAAGTATCGGAACCGCTTGACTGCATCggacattgtgatgtcattaccACCGGAGGCATGGGAGAGCAGAGTCCGTTCGTCGAGTAGGGAGCAGGTGGTTGACGGGGTGCATGGGGTGGGGAAACCCCCAAGGTGCTCGAACACCCTAAACAACGCAGGGGTAAAACAtagacattatatatattaaacatagacatcatatatcaaacatagacatcatatattaaacatagacatcatatattaaacatagacatcatatataccaACATAGACATCGTATATCTTACATAACATCATATATACCAAACATAGANNNNNNNNNNNNNNNNNNNNNNNNNNNNNNNNNNNNNNNNNNNNNNNNNNNNNNNNNNNNNNNNNNNNNNNNNNNNNNNNNNNNNNNNNNNNNNNNNNNNNNNNNNNNNNNNNNNNNNNNNNNNNTTATATCGGACTTCCACGGATCAAGCTTCTGCGATACGAGATTGACAACTTGCACAAACAATCCATACGCTGTATCTGTGGTGTAATtcccattattacatcataatattcatcattatgacatcacactcacCAATCGGTACAACCTCGTTTTCGTTGGGTTGCACGACACCTAGTGGTGAACCGTTTGCCGAGTCACCAAGCGACTCGAATAATGCTGAGTCTTGCAACGTAAGTAACAATGCACctgtaacattaaaaataatgtagttagaataacattcaaataatattaaaccttCTAAATACTAACGACCCCCCAAACCCACCGAGGATCATCTGCGTATTCACGGCATCCGTCTCGCACTGGAGGGAGCCAATAAGCAGATCCAACAATCGTTTTCTCGTTGATTGAAATGTCAACTTCTCAACACTAGGAGGCCATATTTCCTGTGagtatgtatgtttttatgacatcataaataaacttgactatgacatcacaatacctcAATTTCCAGCGTATTATAATGTAGCGGTAATGgcaacatagaaatcaaaaGATGTATTGAGGCGCGTCGTAACTCGGTAGTGTTGACGTATGGTTTGTAATAATGAAGATCTCTGTGGGGAGGATTACAATGATGCTGATGGTGAGGAATATATTTACATGGGTGCTGAGTTTGGAATAATTTTCTACGAGTTACAGGAGATTAAGTCGCACCAAGTTAAAGTAAACCAACAAAAACGCTTTCTTTACCAAAGCTGTCAACATACCTGTCTGGGAGGATTGATTCCAACGTTGATAACAAAGCAGGAAGCAGACACGTCACCCCTGGCAGATCAATCCGCATCAAGTTGACAGAGTTTAACAATATGCTCGCTGTTACTTGCCGACTGTCGCCTAGCAACCCTTGTGACATCACGAGGTAGAATCTATGgggtgtgtgatgtcataatgtgtacttgtgacatcataatgctCACCTCGCTAAATACGCTGGAAGTATTTCCTCCCCTGTTCGTTTGCAACACACGAGGCGACAAAGAGCCCCACATGACTCGGCACGTCCAGCATCTGATGACTCGGGGAAATCTGACCCGTCGAACATAGGATTGGCCACCATGTCACTAGGGGGGGCCAGAGAGCAGGTTGGACGCAAGCACACCACTCGGGGTCCTACTTCGCCCTTCATACGCTGAGGCTAGTGACAATAAtagtgattgtgatgtcatatatacaacaataaccatcattatgacataacCACCTTGTTCAAATTGACACGATGCTAGGGCAGCATCGAACAGCCAACCCCGAGTAAATGAAGCAGAGTGTTTACGCGGGGCCTGAGGGGGGATGGGTGGGGGTGCATGTCAACTTTGTTCGATGGGGTAGTGGTTGGGGTGGGGGGGTTGGTTGAGGGGGGTAGGGGTGATGATGGAGGCTTAGGGGGGATGGAGGAACCCTGGGGGGGAAGGGGGTTAAAATATTGCTgtgaaatcaataaaaaacaacttttttatttttcccaGATTTCCTTGTGTTGGTTGGTGTAATAGGGGTTGAGATCTGCATTAATATGTTGGGGTAGGTCACCTCGTATTTCCTCTCCGAGCTTAAACCTGTTAATATGGGATGTTCACCTCTGAGTGTGGTGTGGACAGGTGCTTACCTAGGAATGCGTCCACCAACGAGGATATTCCTTTCATTGCTTTAAGGAAAATATAAGGCAGCATACGCAAGCATGGCTGTTGGGAGGGCTCGATGAGAGAATCCGATTTCATCGATCTTTCGATGAATAACGGGGATTTACTGAACTTGTTTGAATTGCATAATTCAACAGGGTCACTGAAagcatagaaatattaaacgaaGTGCACctactatgatgtcacaacccacctactatgacatcacaacccacctactatgatgtcacaacccacctactatgatgtcacaacccACCTAATAATGTGTAGCATCCTAAACCAAGTCTGCACGATCTGTTCGTTCGAAAAATTTTGAACTAAATTCAAATCCTCGTGGTTGGTGTTGTGTTGGGGGAAGTCTGGGCCGTGCATTGTTTTCAATAATCTATATTGTGCACATTGTAatcaactatgacatcacaattaactatgacatcacaatgcacATTACCTCGATGTCAAGGCTGAAATTACCCGACTCCACCATTCGACCACAGGAGAGTGGTGGCGCCACCGAGCCACCATAATTTGCGAAGTTTTCCACATTGTTGGGGCAGGGAAGCAGCGTGCGCATGAACTCATCCATACATTAAAGAAGGTTTGCATTAAAGGTTCGCATAGTTGTTCTGCTAACCCGTCTGTTGGTACATGgatgttattatgacatcacacataaTGTATTATGATGTTACTTGGTTGGGAAGGCGGAGCGAGAAGGACGTCAGATATTTTAAGAACGAACATCAACAAAGTATTCCATGTTTCGCGGTCGAGTGACTCTGATTCACGGACGATGGTTTGTACGGTTTGTAAAACCGATTGACACAGCGCCACCTGTTGGCTGGTGCTGCCGTCCAACCTatgaacatagaaacattatattgggatgtgaacatagaaacattatattgggatgtgaacatagaaacattatattggggtgtgaacatagaaacattatattgggatgtgaacatagaaacattatattgggatgtgaacatagaaacattatattgggatgtgaacatagaaacattatattgggatgtgaacatagaaacattatattggggtgtgaacatagaaacattatattgggatgtgaacatagaaacattatattgggatgtgaacatagaaacattatattgggatgtgaacataaaaacattatattgggatgtgaacatagaaacattatattgggatgtgaacatagaaacattatactgGGATgtgaacatagaaacattatacaacCTCGGCACGAACAGATTCTGCAGATGATGGAACATCCTTCGCACGAACGTCAGTGGTTCATCATGTAAAGGCTTGGGTAGATTGGGTTTGGGGTGTGTTGCTATACTTAGCCATGCACGATATATTGCAACGCAATCCCTTAACGTGTCGTATTCAGACAACGATAAACTTAAGCCGAAACATAAAACTTCCATTGACCATTTCACCTGAAGAATAGTTTGGTGAAAAGTTATTGCACAAAACCAATaaaactgacaatttagacaaccaattagtgtcCACtgtgttgaagcaattgccgttgtcttgcccaaagacacacacgTCTAAAAATGGTGGAAGACTAGTAGCGTTGGGGCTTGAACCAGATACCGTCGGTTACAATGCGTTTGTTCGAACCGTTACACCACCGCGTCATATTTACGTCATTCAACCAAACTCACCTCTGCATTTGTTTCTAACTGGGGCGATGAAAGTAAGTTTCCTTGTGCTGTAACACATAAGCTTGTTACATGAACTAACCAAAGTACTAATAAGGTGTTTCACCTTCGTTTGCGACAATGCATGCCACAACTGACTTGGCGACGTCTCTTCCCACATTTGTCGGGAAATTGTGCAGAACACTTTGACACTTCAGGTCGTCCAAAACTTCGCTTTCCAACGAAACCCATTCGTCGtacattttgcaacaacaACTAAAACCAGAGTTTACTAAAAGATGTTTTAAGTATACTATGCTAAAACTataatgttgttgttgattaACTTTTCATAGACATCgtatattatgtaatataagatatctataaTGCAGCGCCGGGTCGACGTCACAACTatgattatgacgtattaGCAACCAATATTTCACGTTTTTACTTCGAAAATTGCGATGGATGAAATAAATTGGGAAAATTTTGctgaaaatctaaaaaataattcgaTTTTTCGGGActattttaacaagttttgcTGTTTGCCCATATTTGGACAACGGGTTTCGTACATTGCGAGttctgaaatatttttactcgATCCTCGTCCAATCAGAAACCTGGAAGATGAAATCTCCATGGACCACGTGATCGAATGGTTGCTTAGCAACCGACTGCAGCTATTTCAacggtgacgtcatagaatatattgcattgtgacgtcatgttttaGAATGAActgtattgtgacgtatctGTGTAACATTTTTCTACTGcgtttattcttttaaatttacaatcaatgttaattatgacgttatgtATCCTAGATCGAGGGCTGGTATCCACTTCCGGTTGTGCCGGAAGTTACGTCACGATATATTTGAACAGGGGAATGGGGATTCCCCGGAATGGAAAACACTTGAAGAGGTTAAACACCGCCATCTAGCGAGAGTTAGGCACGTGATCGAATTCACTAAGTTCGT contains these protein-coding regions:
- the LOC100184306 gene encoding LOW QUALITY PROTEIN: ral GTPase-activating protein subunit beta (The sequence of the model RefSeq protein was modified relative to this genomic sequence to represent the inferred CDS: inserted 1 base in 1 codon), with amino-acid sequence MYDEWVSLESEVLDDLKCQSVLHNFPTNVGRDVAKSVVACIVANEAQGNLLSSPQLETNAEVKWSMEVLCFGLSLSLSEYDTLRDCVAIYRAWLSIATHPKPNLPKPLHDEPLTFVRRMFHHLQNLFVPRLDGSTSQQVALCQSVLQTVQTIVRESESLDRETWNTLLMFVLKISDVLLAPPSQPNGLAEQLCEPLMQTFFNVWMSSCARCFPAPTMWKTSQIMVARWRHHSPVVEWWSRVISALTSRLLKTMHGPDFPQHNTNHEDLNLVQNFSNEQIVQTWFRMLHIISDPVELCNSNKFSKSPLFIERSMKSDSLIEPSQQPCLRMLPYIFLKAMKGISSLVDAFLGLSSERKYEVTYPNILMQISTPITPTNTRKSGKNKKGSSIPPKPPSSPLPPSTNPPTPTTTPSNKVDMHPHPSPLRPRVNTLLHLLGXWLFDAALASCQFEQGGYVIMMPQRMKGEVGPRVVCLRPTCSLAPPSDMVANPMFDGSDFPESSDAGRAESCGALCRLVCCKRTGEEILPAYLARFYLVMSQGLLGDSRQVTASILLNSVNLMRIDLPGVTCLLPALLSTLESILPDRDLHYYKPYVNTTELRRASIHLLISMLPLPLHYNTLEIEEIWPPSVEKLTFQSTRKRLLDLLIGSLQCETDAVNTQMILGALLLTLQDSALFESLGDSANGSPLGVVQPNENEVVPIDTAYGLFVQVVNLVSQKLDPWKSDILCFTPALFRVFEHLGGFPTPCTPSTTCSLLDERTLLSHASGGNDITMSDAVKRFRYFSLHNGALLSLLEDNLGNEQEPVPTVTMVIRGVSGRKVWAGQLRQTPREDDMTPDSYLTQHDRPSPELDRGTPTKPYYRTFPEEVDNIPLVNADVSIPLLSEVPDPQYSLQQMIEISKLGKLIETQIQYDEEVTRQVNATHEPMHGCTPLPPTNEFQSARLLLSHMNHLTLGSVKANMDERRGPDLVMLASNEPSFAADLVSLDTTPSRHHDTVFAFYIKQGQTKRDEILRNVSDPGISLHPAFGEFLLSLGWVVPVATHPGWNGRGSSGMDSLGTTSDSINLNDHPPGVFNGDEYLLYYADCGTEVAFIVPRLPPGGAVEVDGEESRSTVKLSLDLSTTASVTSQESPTSPTNPSLPRKKPFTPRPQATPDAPIALVWAETYDCFESFDVNEVVVDLSLDEADLKIKDPVVIFIHPLESGLFRLLVKGQNATKGGVAAPLVSGMVVSRRGLGGAVRMTCVNICNRRRLGSDNHVPPHVKRKQAINEISSKYQRRCTQPDFYTSIFTEGIMTSSNNNEMLAAQS